One window of Candidatus Eremiobacteraceae bacterium genomic DNA carries:
- a CDS encoding type II secretion system F family protein: protein MPSFAYQAKDSTGKSVNGVIEAENERVLRAKLREMNYYVTGITQKQTTGLNADVGQIFQRFRSVNEQALVVFARQFATMINAGLAMVRCLDVLSVQTEDGVLKPVITAVRREVEGGSTLAAALGKFPKVFSPLFTNMVRAGELGGILDDVLNRLATFLEKDFNLKKKVKSAMTYPAVILVMAVLIVMFLVIFIMPTFVELFNGMHMTLPVPTKILIAFTNGARNPYIFGPTIVLLIVGFILFNRYTSTQVGRRQFDAFKLKLPVFGILIRKVAISRFCRTLGTLLQSGVPIMQALEIVGKASGNEVVAETVNKVRESVREGESIAVPLQLSGLFPPLVTQMVAVGEETGNLDGMLSKISDFYDTEVEYMLASLTSLLEPILILIMGFIVGFIVISVFLPLYQIIGNIK, encoded by the coding sequence ATGCCAAGTTTCGCGTATCAGGCCAAAGACTCGACTGGAAAATCGGTCAACGGCGTCATCGAGGCGGAGAACGAGCGCGTCCTGCGCGCCAAGCTCCGCGAGATGAACTATTACGTCACCGGCATCACGCAGAAACAGACCACCGGTCTGAATGCGGACGTCGGGCAGATTTTCCAACGCTTCCGCAGCGTCAACGAGCAAGCGCTGGTCGTCTTCGCGCGTCAGTTCGCGACCATGATCAACGCCGGCCTTGCGATGGTGCGCTGCTTGGACGTGCTCAGCGTCCAGACCGAAGACGGCGTGCTGAAGCCCGTGATCACCGCCGTGCGCCGCGAGGTCGAGGGCGGTTCGACGTTGGCCGCGGCGCTGGGCAAGTTCCCGAAAGTCTTCTCTCCGCTCTTCACCAACATGGTACGCGCCGGCGAACTGGGCGGCATCCTCGACGACGTCCTCAACCGGCTGGCGACCTTCCTCGAAAAGGACTTCAACCTCAAGAAGAAGGTCAAGTCGGCGATGACCTATCCCGCGGTCATCCTCGTCATGGCCGTCCTGATCGTGATGTTCCTCGTCATCTTCATCATGCCGACCTTCGTCGAGCTCTTCAACGGCATGCACATGACGCTGCCGGTGCCGACGAAGATCCTCATCGCGTTCACCAACGGCGCGCGCAATCCGTATATCTTCGGCCCTACCATCGTGCTGCTGATAGTCGGGTTCATCCTGTTCAACCGCTACACGAGCACGCAAGTCGGTCGGCGCCAGTTCGACGCGTTCAAGCTCAAGCTGCCAGTGTTCGGCATCCTGATCCGCAAGGTCGCCATCTCCCGTTTCTGCCGCACCCTCGGGACGCTGCTGCAATCGGGCGTTCCGATCATGCAGGCCCTTGAGATCGTCGGCAAGGCGTCCGGTAACGAAGTCGTGGCCGAGACGGTCAATAAAGTGAGGGAATCAGTCCGCGAGGGCGAGTCGATCGCAGTGCCGCTCCAGCTCTCTGGGCTGTTCCCACCCCTGGTGACCCAGATGGTCGCGGTCGGTGAAGAGACGGGAAATCTGGACGGCATGCTCTCGAAGATCTCGGACTTCTACGATACCGAAGTCGAGTACATGCTCGCCTCGCTGACCTCATTGCTCGAGCCGATCCTCATCCTAATCATGGGATTCATCGTGGGCTTCATCGTCATCTCGGTGTTCCTGCCGCTCTATCAGATCATCGGGAACATCAAATAG
- a CDS encoding sigma-70 family RNA polymerase sigma factor, with product MGATLAAPASIVPNTEFEQYRKHRSLELRDALVVRHMPLVKRVAGHFARDPSMRDDLTQVGYVGLIKAVENFDPSMGVPFEAYARPMIAGEITHYLRDQAPVIRPPRWYRGLNARLHATRDELVAKLQREPSVDELAERMNVTPDGIQEILKLRASYNLMSMTPNAESQDAQVRVDAIRSRRHLSFQLPIEDRVTLDMALEQLADFEKRVVYLFFFMDLTQTEIAQRIGSTQRQVSRVLARTLTKMRDRLV from the coding sequence GTGGGAGCGACTTTGGCAGCGCCCGCGAGCATCGTGCCGAATACCGAGTTCGAGCAGTACCGGAAGCATCGGTCCCTTGAGCTGCGCGATGCGTTGGTCGTACGCCACATGCCCCTCGTGAAGCGCGTCGCCGGCCACTTCGCCCGCGACCCCAGCATGCGCGACGACCTGACGCAGGTCGGCTACGTCGGGCTTATCAAGGCGGTCGAGAACTTCGATCCGAGCATGGGCGTCCCGTTCGAGGCGTACGCGCGGCCGATGATCGCCGGCGAGATAACCCACTATCTGCGAGATCAGGCGCCGGTCATCAGGCCGCCGCGCTGGTATCGCGGGCTCAATGCCCGCCTGCACGCGACGCGCGACGAGCTGGTGGCCAAGCTGCAGCGCGAACCGAGCGTAGACGAGTTGGCCGAGCGCATGAACGTGACGCCCGACGGCATCCAAGAAATCCTCAAGCTGCGCGCATCGTACAATCTGATGTCGATGACGCCCAATGCGGAAAGCCAGGACGCCCAGGTGCGCGTCGACGCCATCCGCAGCCGCCGCCACCTCTCGTTCCAGCTGCCAATAGAAGACCGAGTGACACTCGATATGGCGCTTGAACAGTTGGCAGATTTTGAAAAGCGCGTCGTCTATCTGTTCTTTTTCATGGACCTGACGCAGACGGAGATCGCGCAGCGGATCGGTTCGACGCAGCGCCAGGTGTCGCGCGTACTCGCCCGGACGCTTACCAAGATGCGAGACAGGCTCGTCTAA